The Rhodocytophaga rosea genome has a segment encoding these proteins:
- a CDS encoding M1 aminopeptidase family protein translates to MQVVEKTLGNQHLLRYLFQMRQEYEIPRSRAAPPLLRANNAFMNYRKGPFALFALRNYIGKDRVNEALRKMLSKYSAASLPLPTTLDLYREIQAVTPDSLHYLVHDLFAANTFWELETKQAVAKQSEKDTWQVTLEVETRKVTVDSIGIETNLPMHDWIDIGVYAPRAERGSSAKVLYLQKHRINYGKQIIILHVPEQLARAGIDPNHLLIDLDMEDNVKRVKIEGIKV, encoded by the coding sequence ATGCAAGTAGTGGAGAAAACCCTGGGTAATCAGCATTTGCTCCGTTATTTGTTCCAGATGCGGCAGGAATATGAAATTCCCCGTTCCCGTGCGGCTCCTCCATTGCTCCGGGCAAATAATGCGTTCATGAATTACCGCAAGGGGCCTTTTGCGCTATTTGCGCTAAGGAATTACATTGGCAAAGATCGGGTGAATGAGGCACTGCGGAAAATGCTTTCCAAATACAGCGCTGCAAGTCTTCCCCTGCCCACGACACTTGATTTGTACAGAGAGATTCAGGCGGTAACGCCAGATTCGCTGCACTATCTGGTACATGATCTTTTTGCAGCAAACACTTTCTGGGAACTGGAGACAAAACAGGCAGTTGCAAAGCAATCTGAAAAGGATACCTGGCAAGTAACCCTGGAAGTGGAAACACGCAAAGTGACAGTCGATAGCATCGGTATAGAGACGAACCTACCTATGCATGACTGGATAGATATCGGAGTATATGCGCCTCGTGCAGAACGCGGATCATCCGCAAAAGTACTCTATCTCCAAAAGCACCGCATTAATTATGGCAAACAAATAATCATCCTCCATGTGCCAGAACAGCTTGCCCGTGCTGGTATTGATCCCAATCACCTGCTGATTGATCTGGATATGGAGGATAATGTTAAGAGGGTGAAGATAGAAGGTATAAAAGTGTAG